Proteins from a genomic interval of Solidesulfovibrio sp.:
- a CDS encoding ThiF family adenylyltransferase, translating to MDAPQIRFAHRALDSLRSHILSDITREQFALLLGKRHEIQGLTVVTIHDVRFPQPDECRRQTIASVSPTKGFVYRILAETQRRLDVDTIIDVHTHPFTDTAWFSGTDDKDERKFCKYLNETVEGIHYGSIVLSRKAYQARLWVSPQGEPSLIPAIIKAQTATESIREGSAEESSKDYLDLDHVQSRSALALGLDTLRQITHGQFIVLAGVGGLGSVMAEHLVHQGFPHIGLIDNDRLELSNLNRFVGARYEDAVSNRLKVDVVAEHLRGINPEVLVDTLATEVGDSEAQAMMARADWILLSTDNHASRYIVQKTALTYFVPMISAGVNISVEPGTQNPRLIDRSGEVIVVRTGDGYCLNCLGRINMAQVTAESHPDPQVRGKTVARGYVQGLNVKEPAVKTLNALISSLAVERLVDQYCPSHTSQPILVYESHNGACLYQDADSLYMQPLGCGHCLLP from the coding sequence TCCGACATCACTCGCGAGCAATTTGCCCTGCTGCTTGGCAAAAGGCACGAGATCCAGGGCCTCACCGTGGTGACCATCCACGACGTGCGCTTCCCCCAGCCTGACGAATGCCGGCGCCAAACCATCGCCTCGGTCAGCCCGACCAAGGGATTCGTGTATCGTATCTTGGCAGAAACACAGCGTCGGCTGGATGTGGATACCATTATCGATGTGCACACCCACCCCTTCACCGATACGGCGTGGTTTTCCGGTACGGATGACAAGGACGAACGAAAATTCTGCAAATATCTCAACGAAACAGTGGAAGGCATCCACTACGGTAGCATCGTCTTATCACGAAAGGCTTACCAGGCACGGCTGTGGGTATCTCCGCAAGGGGAACCATCGTTGATTCCTGCAATCATTAAGGCGCAGACTGCTACAGAATCGATACGGGAAGGCTCCGCTGAAGAAAGTAGCAAGGATTATCTCGATCTTGACCATGTGCAATCCCGTTCTGCCTTGGCACTTGGCCTGGATACCTTGCGCCAAATCACGCATGGGCAGTTCATTGTCCTGGCTGGAGTCGGCGGGCTTGGGTCTGTTATGGCAGAACACCTTGTCCATCAGGGATTTCCTCACATTGGCCTGATTGACAATGACCGGCTTGAGCTCTCAAACCTCAACAGATTCGTCGGTGCACGATATGAAGATGCTGTAAGTAATCGTCTCAAGGTTGATGTCGTCGCCGAACATCTGCGAGGCATCAATCCTGAGGTCCTGGTAGATACCCTTGCCACTGAGGTCGGTGACTCCGAAGCGCAAGCCATGATGGCCAGGGCTGACTGGATACTCTTGTCTACAGACAACCACGCAAGCAGGTATATTGTACAGAAAACAGCTCTCACCTATTTTGTCCCAATGATCTCTGCGGGGGTGAACATTTCAGTGGAGCCTGGAACTCAAAACCCACGACTTATCGACCGGAGTGGCGAGGTGATTGTGGTGCGCACCGGGGATGGATACTGCCTCAACTGCTTGGGACGCATCAACATGGCTCAGGTGACGGCTGAAAGCCACCCAGACCCCCAGGTTAGGGGGAAAACGGTTGCTCGCGGCTATGTCCAAGGACTTAATGTGAAAGAACCAGCCGTAAAAACCCTTAATGCCCTTATCAGTTCATTGGCGGTGGAACGTCTTGTTGATCAATACTGCCCAAGTCATACTAGCCAGCCGATACTTGTATATGAAAGCCACAATGGTGCATGCCTTTATCAAGACGCGGATTCCTTGTACATGCAGCCACTCGGTTGTGGCCATTGCTTACTGCCGTGA